The following is a genomic window from Citrifermentans bemidjiense Bem.
ATGCGCTTTATCTTAAGCATGGCATCCCCCGTTACGATAGCTGCGCAGCGTCAAAGGGCGGCGATCACCCTCTGCATGCTCTGCTTGACCGTCTCAGCCAGTTCGGTCAACTGGCTGTTCCCCACCAACGAGAGCGCAGCGACCGGGTCCATGACCATCACCACGGTACGCCCCTCCGAAAGGGAATAGACCACGACGTTGCACGGCAGCAGGGTGCCGATGTTGATCTCGATGCCGAACGCCTGGTAGGCGAGACCGGGGTTGCAGGCTCCCAGGATCTGGTAGTTGCGAAAATCCTTGTGCAGCTTCTCCTGGAATTTCTTTTTGATGTCTATGTAAGAGATGATGCCGAAGCCCTCTTTCTGCAGCTCCTGCTGCACCTTTTCCAGCGCGTCGCTGAAAGTGAGGGTCATGGTGATGCCGAAAGCATAAGGGGTGTGCAACGGCAGCGATTCCTCTTTTTCCATGGCTTCTGCCAGCTGTTTGAGGCTCAGCACCTCCCGCTGGATCTGCTCCGGTATCGTCGCCTGGATCATTCTCTCGGCCTCATCATCCTTCGGCGTCCAGTCGACCTCGATGCTGAGGATCTGCGGGGCCACAGGGCTCTGCACCGAGGAAGGAACCACACGGTTGATGACGCGCCCGGTAAAGAGCGGGTGCTCC
Proteins encoded in this region:
- a CDS encoding DUF302 domain-containing protein, translating into MRKISYSCEVHAAFDTIWKLIIEKVEQPQTYLPGAVQSRILQHYGNGLLREVRGEGLLIKEKVVIDKTHGEVHYFLMEHPLFTGRVINRVVPSSVQSPVAPQILSIEVDWTPKDDEAERMIQATIPEQIQREVLSLKQLAEAMEKEESLPLHTPYAFGITMTLTFSDALEKVQQELQKEGFGIISYIDIKKKFQEKLHKDFRNYQILGACNPGLAYQAFGIEINIGTLLPCNVVVYSLSEGRTVVMVMDPVAALSLVGNSQLTELAETVKQSMQRVIAAL